In Huiozyma naganishii CBS 8797 chromosome 5, complete genome, the genomic window GAGTCTGTTGCCGGGAGTAATCGGTTGGCTTGGCTAGAACCCGTCTTGATGGCGGCGCCGACAGACCGTTCGTCACTCGCTGCAGATCCATTTTTCCAACTCCATGTGAACGTTTGTAACACGAATCCAAGGCTAATTATGTCCCGGGTGATGAAACGGGAGGTCAATCCTCTGTCGGAGAACTACCTGATCATTAACGATACTTTTTTTGCCGCGCTGCTGGTGTCCCTTTTTATGAACTTGAGCAGTAAAAGGGAATGCAATTCGGGAAATATCATTATATCTGCGCTGACGGCCGACTTGTCAATATCTAGGACGCACTCGGATGTGACGCAGAGTGTTACGAGGTTGAAGAACGTAACGTTACAACAAAGCGACCCGAAGGACACAGCTAAGATCAATGAATTTTTCGACCGGCTGTTCCAGATAACGGACCCAAATTCTAACGTGAAAATGAAGACGTTGATGGAGTCCCTGAAAAGCACCACGGAAAATGCGTACTTAGAGGATCACTGCACAAATGACTACTCTGATCTGCTAAAGAGCTTTATCAAGAGTTTTGAGACTTTATTACCGCCAATGAACATTATAGAGGATTACAAGAACCATTTTTACGAGAGTATCTACGCGATGCTGCCGTTCTTAGAGATTGACATGTTTGAGGAGGTCATTAGCGGGATAATACGACGGGACCCCAAAGATAGTAGCAAAATCTCCATTTCGTTGGGTCAAACGGAACTGCGGAACAAAATCGAAAACCTGTGTCTGCTGGCATGCATCTTGAAAGTTTCGTACATGTCTCTCAGTATGACCGAGATGAGTAGCTTTCCAGACGGGCCACCCCCCTTTGACCCTCAAATTTTGCAAGAGCACCCTATCAGTAGCGATCTGATTACACTGGTGCTGCGATGCATTTCGAGTGAGAATTGGGGGGCATGTCCGAATGAAAACATCATCTCGAATCTTTTGTACGTGTGGGCCTTTTTCGTGTTTTCCCCCGATGAGGGTGATTTTTTCGTTGATGCTCCCACAGATATCCTGGGGGACACCGTAATTATGTTATCAACTGCAGTTGGCCTACATCGAGATCCCTCAGACTATACTTCTCTGCGACAGTACTTGGACAAAAGATTGTTGAACCACAGGCGGCTTCTGTGGCTATCTGTGATATCCATGTCTGTGTTTGAGTCTGTGTTGAAGGGTCGTAGAATATACTCGAACCGGTTATTGGACACGTTTATTGACATAAATTCGGGGGACGCATTTGCCGATTACATGGACAGGGTAGAAAGAGATCTCCCTGAGAATTGTAAGACAAGGATGTTTCTGTTGAATTTGCACGAGATGGTGTACCGTAGGACATATTTGGCGCTGCTACACCAGGATTTGAACGACCTGACGATGACATACAGTTCTTCGATCCCGCTTTGGAAGATCGAAAATGCAATGAGCAAAATTGACGATTTCAACAGGGAGAATATGGCGTCTAAAGCTGTGAGCCTGTCTGAATTGGGCGAGTCCCCCGAGGATATGTTGAACCAGATGTTTATTATCACGACGCGGCCGACTTTGTTGTTCATTGGTAAGATAATTAGCGATGTGTTGGAGTTGCGTACTACGTATGCGTTGATGCTACATTTTGAGCAAAAATGTCACAGGGACGGCACGTCACACCTGAAGTACTACTTCCGATATTTCAAGCTGACTGTGAAGAATGCGATCAAATTAGCTCACATGTACGAGCAGTACTACCACCCAGAGGACCCGAAGGATGCGTTGAGTCCGATGACGCGGTACTACCTATCCAAGTTTTTCCAGATGTCGATATCTTCTGCGATGTTCACGTTACTTGTGTTGAGTATGCGGACTGAATTGACGGAACACTTGTTCCAACGGGACCCCTCGATGGCGGATGAAGTGTGTGATATCATAGAGACGATCAcgcagttgaagaaagtgaatCACGTCTTGCAAGTGGTTCTTACACGGATATACCATTTGGGCACAGAGAATTTGCGATACTCTTACTTTTCGATCTTCAAGATGTTTGCGATGTACGACTTGATCTTGCAACGGATCAACAGTGGGCAACTGTGGTCTGGATTGTTCCGCGAGATTAACGGTACGGAGATAGACCCGCGGATCAGTAAGTTTCTGAGCATGTCGTTCAATGTCGAGTGGAACCTGGGCAGTGCGCACGGTGTGAAGTTAATTGACGCGCTAAAGTCGCGGAACCATTGTATTGGGATCCCCGTGGGGGACTTAATCGATTTTATACAGGAGTTGGAGTCTATGCCCGAGTATATGGAGATGGCGCGACACGTGGAGCTCTCCGTGGACGGGTTGTTCCCGATGGACCCCTCGAACTCGCTTTCCCCGCAGGACGTTTCTGGCACGTTGGGGGGGACACCACCAACTGGTGGAGAGGCGAACCTTTCGAGGAACTTGACGAGTACATTTGGTAATTTGGATATCTTCAACTacgacttcttcttccataACGATGAGTAGCGAGCGCACTTGTACTTTAAATAGCTAAAATGTTTAAGTATGGAGGTTTTTactacttgaagaaatgatTGAACCAATGGATTTGGTCCAAGAGTGCCTTTTCCTTTGCGTACTTGACCCTTCGGTCCGAGACGTCACCTCTTGCGGCGAATCCGTGTTGAGTACCTGCGAACAAATCCAATTGGTACATAGCACCAATctcgttcaatttctcctcACTTGAGTGTCTAAGTTCCGGAGTAAAGATCTGGTCTGTTTCTGCAGCGGACACTAGCAAAGGTCTGTGCGCACCGATCGCTGCCAACTCCTCCAACGAGACGAACGATGGGTGTGCAATTGCGCCCACGGTGGCCCCCGCTTTATGAGCTGGGTCTAACAATTGTACAGCAAATTTAGCACCGAAACAGTACCCAACTACACCAATCTGAGCCCCAGGGTTACACTCTGCATGTAATTGTTCCATGAACCCGTTAACGATGGGTTCTGTGATATCTGGAGTGTGTCCCTGTAACCATTTCGGGAAATCGACGTTCCCTGACAAGTCAGTAATCTCATCACCTTTCAAGATATCGGGAACGAGGACACGAGCACAAGCACCTTTAGCCAATTGGTCAGCGATAAGTTTGACGTTGTTGAGTTTATTCCCGTAGACGTCCGTGAGCACTACAATGACTCTATTGGGTTGTTGGGTGTCGCCCTGCGCGACGTACGTGTCCAACCCGTACACTCTTTGGAACGAGCCTTTTGGTTCACCCTCGTGGTAGAACCCCTTGAAGCAGCACTTCCCAGGTGGATTAGAAGCCATGGGTGCGGTGTGTGTTCGCCTGGCCACTGACTACAAATGGCGCAGGGGCATACCCATAGAcctctctctatatatacGATACGATACGGGACAATAAACGCGCGGGTACCCGGGAGCATAGCCGTGTGGCTCTACTGAGACGTCTGGTATAGGGGCAGTCCGGGGCTGCGACCGCTGCAAGTGTTCAACGGACGGGCGGTGCTATTCAATCGCAGAGTTGCGATCTGGGTGAGTCTGCTGGGCGTGTGTCTGCTGTGGGCGTGTACTGTGTAAAGCGAATGAGTCTCCCGTGTCTCCCGTGTTCCGCGGAACTGCAGAAGCACGTGGTGCGGTAGACCTGGTGCGTGGGACTGGGTCCCGCAAATGGAGACAGTTTTGTGTTACCCGCATGCGTGCTTCTCGCGTAGCACTATTATCTGTATACCTTTTGTACAGACCTTGCATTTCAAGTGCTACAGCAGTGCTGTCAATCGTAGATTATGGCTATCGCTGGCTTTTACTTAAAAAGAGCGAGGTAGGAGAGACTCTAATGGGCGGTTATACATAatctttttatatgttAATTAGTTGAGAAAAGCAGGTTTTCTGCCGAGGTGCAACTGCAGAGGTTGATAACGTGAATCGAGTTATGATCGGCCGAGTCGGGGCGACCCTGTTGTTATAGCATCTTCAGCACGTACTTAGCACTATCCTGTCACGTGCATTTCCGCAGTCACGTGATATACAGTTGCAAATTTCAATCCCGCGCCAGGTCTAATTTGGAGAGCAGTCACgtgattttgaaaatcaGTCACGTGATTTTAAAGTCTGCATGTGACAACAAAAACCACGTGACAAAACAAAACGTGACCACCACAGCAGCGTTACCCGACCCACAAACCGTTTAAGTTTTGCCACTGTTTCCCGCTTCCCTCTTCAAAAGATCCAATTGAGTAGTAGGagtagtagtggtagtggtgATACACCGGATTGATCCAGTGCGCAGACTCATCACGCATACATGACTTCCGTAGGGACAGGGTACGATCTTTCCAACAGTGTCTTTTCCCCCGATGGGAGGAATTTCCAAGTCGAGTACGCTGCAAAAGCGGTAGAGAACGGTGCCACCTCCGTTGGGTTACTATGCGAGGATGGTGTTGTTCTCGCTGTTGAGAAACTCGTTGCGTCGAAGTTGCTCGTCAAGGCTTCCCCCCAGAACAAAGGGTCCGGTGCCAACACGAAGATTCAAACCGTAGGGAGACACATTGGGTGTGCTTGCAGTGGGCTTGTACCCGATGGGAGACACCTGGTCAACAGGGCTCGGGAGGAGTCCCAACAGTTTAAACAGCTGTACAAGAGAGATATCCCGCCGGTGGCGCTGGCGGACCGTATGGGCCAGTACGTGCAGGCTCACACTCTGTACAACAGTGTAAGACCCTTTGGTGTTGCGGCTATATTTGGTGGTGTCGACCCAGAGACAGCTGAGCCACATTTGTACATGTTGGAACCAAGTGGTGTCTATTGGGGGTACAGGGGGGCCGCTACGGGGAAAGGTAGACAATCCGCAAAGGCAGAATTGGAGAAATTGATCTCGTCAAGGGACGACAACAGTCCCATAACAACACTAGAGGCAGTGAAGGAACTCGCTCGTATTATTTACATCGCCCATGAGGATAACAAGGAGAAAGAGTTCGAAGTAGAGATCAGTTGGTGCTCGAGGGAACACACCCAGGGGAAACACACGCTCGTCCAGGGAACCATGCTCGAAGAGGCCCTCGAGTACGCCAAGAGTAAAACTTCAAACGCTCAGGATGATTCTGACGATAGTGACGCCGATAGCGACGACGCCATGCAGGATTGAGTACCCTCCCTCGCGCCCTCATCACAACGTACGTATCCCATCAAGTAAGTAATATTTTAAAACTAAcggaaaatttttcacttttgaaCTACTACCCACTACTACGTAAAGAACACTTAAGTTGATAAGACGCACACTGATAATGACCACTGCAGTAGAGGACATTAGAATTGAGGACATCCCCGTTGATGACATCGACTTCTCTGATTTGGAGCACGAGTACAAAGTCGACGCAGAGGTCAGTTTCGACCAGTACATCGTCGTGACTGGTGCACCAGTGATCCCAGAGGCTAAAGTGCccctgttgaagaaagcgCTAGGCGGGTTGTTTGCTAAAGCTGGGAAAGTCGTGAACATGGAGTTCCCGCTGGATTCAGCCCAGAAGACGAAGGGGTTCCTCTTTGTTGAGTGTGCCACGGCACAGGACGCGAAGAAAATCATTAAGAGCTTCCATGGGAAGAGACTTGATTTGAAGCATAGACTGTCCATTTACACATTGGCGGACGTCGAACGGTTCAACGACCCTGCGTTCCCCACCGAGTTCAAAGAACCTGAATTCCCAGATTTCGTCACTTCGGGGGAATTAAAGTCCTGGTTGTTGGATGAGAACGTCAGAGACCAGTACGTCATGCAGGACGACAAGGAAACCACAGTCGTGTGGAACACGAAGAacgtcgacgacgaggacgccGTTGTCGAGTCCAGAGAGAACTGGTCCAATAACTACGTCCGGTTTTCGCCAAAGGGGACGTACTTGTTCTCGTACCACGTCCCAGGTGTCTCCGTTTGGGGTGGTGCTCACTTCAACCTTTTGAAGCGGTTCTTCCATCCAAACGTCAGAACCTCGTCTGTTTCCCCCTGCGAGAAGTACTTGGTCACTTTCTCTCCTGAACCCTTGGACTGTGCCTCGCACGCAAAGATGTTACAGAACGGTGAGGAGTCGCCCTTCACGGTCAAGAACGACGGTCACCAACTGTGTATCTGGGATATCGAGTCTGGCCTGCTGTGTGCCACTTTCCCAGTAGTCAAATCCGAGTTCCTACACTGGCCGCTAGTCAGATGGTCGTACAACGACAGGTACTGTGCAAGAATGGTCGGCGACACTCTGGTCGTCCACGATTCCGCTAAGAAATTTGCCCCAATGGActcgaagaacttgaagatcgCAGGTGTTCGTGACTTCGCGTTTGCTCCAACGGGTGTCAAGTTGCAACCTTTCAGGAAGACGGACGAACCCAGCGTTGTTTTGGCATACTGGACCCCAGAGACGAACAATATGTCCTGTAAGGCTGCTGTCGTGGAAGTCGGGCGTGGTCGCGTGCTTAAGACGGTTAACCTTGTGCAAGTCTCGAACGTGACGCTGCACTGGCAGAACCAATCGGACTTCCTGTGTTTCAACGTCGAACGTCACACCAAGTCCAAAAAGACTTACTTCAGCAACTTGGAGATCTGTAAGATGAACGAGAGGGATATTCCCGTTGAGAAGATCGAGTTGAAGAACCGTGTGGTCGAGTTCGGGTGGGAACCCCAGGGGAAACGGTTCGCGTTGATCGCAGTTGACGAGACCGCGGACCTCGACAACGTGGCGATCCCAAAGAACATTATCCACTTCTTCGCTccagagaagaagaaggactcGGACACCGCTGGAGAGGGCGTCAAACGGTGGAAACTTGTGAAGGAATTGCCCAAGCGGTTCTGTAACACGGTCTCGTGGTCCCCCGCGGGTCGGTTTGTCGTCATTGCGACGCTAGTGAAGCCCAACTTGAAACGGTGCGAGCCTGAGTTTTTCGACCTGGATTACGCTGGggagaagaacatcaaCGACGACCAAGATGTCACTGCGTCCTTGAAGGATGTCGCGGAACCACCATGTGGTATGATGACGGATATCTGCTGGGACCCATCCGGTAGGTTCTTCGTGTGCTGGTCCTCTGCGATGAAGCACAAGTTGGACAACGGGTACAAGATGTTCAACGTCGCGGGCCAActgttgaaggaggaagCTGTGTCCAACTTCAGGAACTTCATGTGGAGACCCAGACCTGAGTCTCAACTGTCGAACGCTGAGCGCAAGAAGGTCCgcaagaacttgaaggagtGGTCCGCGCAGTTCGAGGAGCAAGATGTCATGGAGGCGGACTCCGCGACAAGGGACATGATCCTAAGACAGCGTGAGTTGCTTGCCGAGTGGACGCAGTACCGTGCCGAGAAGAGCGAGCAGTTGCAAGCCGAGTTTGGATACTCATGCTTCGACACATACAAGCCCGCTGGGCCCGCCACAGAGTTTGTCTCCGTCGAAGAAATTAAGGAAGAGATCATTGAGGAGACCAAAACGAAGGTTGAAGCATGAGTGCAGCTGTCACAACAACTTGGAGACCATCGTCCAGGTATATATACGTGTGTATAATAATAATTTACCATAGAGCTTTTGCGGAGGAGGTGTGAAACTGTCACACTCAGTCCCAAGTACCCCAGGGCATCGGTAGTCCCCCTAAACGAGACCCTGGACCACCAGAGACCCGTCTTCGGTGCCATCCTGGGTTTCGGTCCGTCCCGTCACGTGACGGATATTTTTGTGCTgcttcaaaattttgaaggaaaagtttCGAGATTCGAATCGGAACTTGAAACGAGAGGTTCCGCTGAGCGATAGAGACACCGAGACTTGTTCAGGGCCTGTTAGCGCTTTACCGTGGGTCAGTTAGAGGAGAGTAAGCACCCCAGAGAGATAAAGAGAGAGACACAATGGCCACACTGTTTTTAATTGGCGGGGCGGAGTCCCCCCCGTTGCTGGAGAGCGGTTTGTTCGACCGGGAGGTGCTGCTGCGGGACGCAGAGACGTTATTGAGGAGGCTGTACAGCGATAGGGTGTACCCTTTGCCCAATCCATGGAACTACGAGTCTGGTGTATCGCTTGTGGTGTTGCCTACCAGCGGTGGTGCAGACGACAGGGCGGGCCGTGGCAGTGGtgcagaggaggacgcggtgttgctgaacaaactgtttgGGAAGTTCTTCCCGACTTTCAACATCCGGGCTGTCTCGCAGTTTGCAGTGGAGGAGGATCTTGCAACGCTCTTGGACATGGTGCAGCAGGAGAGGCAGCTGTGCCGAGATAGGACGAGCAGAATGGACCACTGGATGCACCACGACGTTTTGCCCGCTGAGATCACAGACGACTCGCACAGAGCGAATTCGACGTGCCAGAACAACTTGTACTCGATGCTGAAGCATTTCCACGCTGCACAGGGTACAGACTTGCGTGTACCCAGGGTTCTGCGCAACATCCGGTTCTCGGAACTGGTCGAAGAAGTGGACGCGGAGGGCCCCACGGGACCAGATACCgtggaacagttccaagAAGTATTGAATACCTGGGAATTTTCTGCTTTGAACCTCACCACTTTGCAACTCATCAAATGTGGGTTCTACATATTGCACACTTTGTCCCAAAGGGCTAAAGTACCCACAGCAGATAATAAACTTTACCTCTTGCTGTTTACACTGGAGGCGTCGTACCATCAGATAAACAGGTTCCACAATTTCAAGCACGCGATAGACGTCATGCAGGCGACGTGGAAACTGTGCAGCATCATTCTCCCACAGGACCACCGCGTCACACTTTTGCTATGCCTTGCCGCGATAGGTCACGATGTGGGACATCCGGGGACCAACAACGCACTGTTCAAACAGGAGAGCGGCACGAGTCGGATGTTCCAAGGCCACTCAGTGCTAGAGAACTTCCACTACCAAATCTTCAGTTCCATCCTCAGGTCCCTGTGGCCCACCGTGTTCAGTCTCACTAGGACAGACACGGAGCACAAAAATCTAATCGAAAGTGCCATCCTTGCTACAGACATGTCCATCCACCAAAAATACGTGGATATCCTCACGGAAAGGTCCACATCGGACGTACCGTTGACGGTGGTTGAGACAATATCTCTTATAATCAAGGCAGCAGACATATCGAACGTCACGCGGCCGCTCCACGTATCGGCAAAATGGGCGTTCCTGATCACATTGGAATTCAAGGATTGTGCCGCTCTGCAAGAGTACCTCCAATCGAGGGGAAACTCTACAAATTCGTGCCACTGCGCCGTGCAAGACAGCCGGCCTCGCGAGGACTACGACATGGAGTTTGAAATAGAGATGCACGAGTTGATCAACTCGACACCTTTCTCGCTGGATCTGCTACTTAAAAAGTATCCTGCCATCCCGGCGGGGcaaatcttcttcattAATACATTTGCATTTGAGTTCTTTGACAAACTGGCAAAGATCTTCCCAGACCTGAGGTTCCTCATCGAAAACGTTGAATCGAATAAACAATTCTGGATTAAAAGACAAGAATCACGTACGAGTTCCTGATGTGGCTTACCATTTTCCATTCCCTGCGAAAGGGAGGGTGTGCTAACGAGTCTAGAGGGTTTATACATTATACAAAAACACACACTGTGTTGGATCGGAGGGGGGTGGTCAAAGCGATTTGGGAGGATGTACTGTTATAATATCGAAATAATAGAGAgtatgtgtgtatgtaCAAGTACGTAAATAATATACTACCAACGGAATAAGACAGTAACAGCGCATGCCATGCCATCaccacaaacacacacgCAAGTCAAAGACCTGTTTTAACTCAAAGTTTCATTCTGTGCAAAGGCGCTGTTGTCGATGAGTCCCCTCTCCTTGTACTCCCTGACGACGTTGAACGCCTTTAGCAGTTTGCGGCGAGCCCCCAGCGCGGCGACACCTTTCTTCTCGAGAGCTGTATCGTCCAGATACACAAGTTCCTCCCAGGGGACCCCAGCGAGAATATCTGAGTACTTGTGCAACCGCAGAGTTTTGAGCCAAGCTGGGATGTTGGTCAGCAGTTTGGGGTCTGTCAGGTTCTCTGGTAGCATGGACTGGTTGTTCCCCGGGCCCACCAAGGACCCAAGGTCCGTAGGAGACAGGTGTGTGGTCATTGGTGACGCGGCAAGGACTGCTGGAGCGGCGGCCGGGACCGGGGCCGGGACCGCGACGGGGGCCTCCGTGACCGCGTCTGCGGTAGCCCTGTCTTGCTGTAGGCTTGTGACGTATGGTCGCACGGTCGGAGGCGGGCTGCTTTGAAGCTTTGTCTGGTTATTGGATAAATTTGGGCCTGCCGAATTTGGTCTCCTTGGTGGTTGTGCTTGCGGTGACGCTGTGAGCGTTGCTGCCAGGTTGTTCCCGCTGTTGCCCTGTGTTGTGTAACTGAATATTGGTTGATGCGAATACCTGGTCTGCGGTTCCGGCGACCATTGTGGTCTGTGGTCCGCGGTGTGCGTATGTCTGCCGCTGTTGTTCTGGACGGGTTCCGGTGACCACTGGAAGCGTCTTTCGCTGAGAGAGTGCTGGTGTTGGTGCTGCGGTGGCTGTGGGCGAGCGTGTAGTTCTGGAGACCACTGTGCTCTCTCCATGGCCTTCGCCGCTGGTCCACCGGACACGAGCGAATCCAGGTTTCTTGTCTGTTCTTGGCGTGGCGCAGAGGGTATGGGAGCCGGTTCCCCATGCATCTTCATCTGCACTGTGGCGAGCACCTCCGGGTGCAAGTTGTCTGTGATGGCGTCCATTGCCTTTAGTTGGACTCCGGGGGACATCTGTCTGATCCAGAGGGCCATGCGCTGTATCTCCTCCGCAGGCGTGCCGTCCGCGTCAGCTGTGGACGCAGTGGGCATATGTCTAGCGATCTGCGAGTAAACGCTCGTGCCACTGGTCCCACTTGCCGTACTCGTTGCACTAAGTTGCAAAGGAGAGGCCACCCTCGCGAGATGATGCCTGTCGCCCCTCGGGAGAGGCTGGTGCAGGGGCATATGCTGCTCAAAGTTGCTCTGTAGAGACACAGTCGACGGCTGCGAGGAGTCCAAGTGGAACTGCGACTGGTCGAGGATATCATTGAGCGACATGCTGTGAACGCCCATCGTCGGGCTTCTTGTCCCCACAACACCGCCGGGGACCCCGGCGACCGCGGGTCCCACCGCGTttccgttgctgttgttgattgCAGATGACTGCGGAGAGAGCAGTACGGCACCTGGGTGCACGGACCTGATGTACGGCGACGTCGGCGAGTTCGTCCCACTGAGCATCGTCATCGATCCACAAAATTAGCAGTTAACGGTTCTAAAGAGAGAGTGAAGTtcccacacacacacacaacaGGGGCAGCACAAGCGAGTAAACAGACTCCTTGACGGGCTGACTGACTGACTGACTGACTAGCACGCTGGAAGATGCAACTGTCAACTGTCAGTGCAAGAGATGCCTCTCCTCTTCGTTGCAgttggaaaaattttcagtatGGCGATGTAATAGGAGACCCATCCCACAAGGTGAGTGAGAGGGACGATGAGGCTATAGTGTTCTTCCATGGTGTTTTACTGGCGCGGTACGATGTCGATGAGGAAGTCGAACATGTCGCTTCCCTTGAGGGCCTCTGCGATGTCTGCCTTCTGGAGCGTGCGGCGTTTGTTGCGTTCTGCGACGCACCAGGCGCGCATCGTGAGTTCCGTGACGAAGATCTCGCAGGCCTTGGCGAAGATGATGGGCGCCTCCGCGCTGATCATGCGCACCTCCTCGTCcgtcttcatcactttGCGGATGCGCGCGAAGGGCAGCGAGTGCGAGCGGAAGTCGTCGCGCACGCCTGACCCGGGTTCGTTCGTAGACTCGACCTCGTCGATCAGCTCCTGCCAGTACTGCACCATGATCTCGCGGTAGTGGCCCGTGAGGCCCTGGCCGACGTTCTGGAAGACGTCCTCGTCTTCCCCCTCTTGACCGTCCGCTGTAGCCGTAGTGGCAGTGGTTGCGGCGGCAGCGGCGGCCGCTGCAGCCGCCGCTGCCTCGGATTCTTCCACTTCTTCACCTTCACTGCCGGGGGAGTCCCCACCCTCGAGCAGTCCCTCTTGTATCCCGCCCAGCGGGCCCTCGCCTTCTTCGTCTCCTGTACTCGCGTACCCTCGTCTGTCGCGCGTTCCGCGCGTCCCGCGACTCTCATTACTGTTGCTATGCATCATCCCCGTACCAACGTCTCTTCTCAAACACCTACCACGCAGTTGCTGGACCCCCCAGACCCTCCAAACGACCCCCATCCAGTTGCATCAAACGTCTGTTATTTAATCAACTTCAATTATTTAACCTTAGTGTGACTGATTGCACTCAAGAAAGGGTCCCCCAACGGCC contains:
- the VTS1 gene encoding Vts1p (similar to Saccharomyces cerevisiae VTS1 (YOR359W); ancestral locus Anc_7.27) is translated as MTMLSGTNSPTSPYIRSVHPGAVLLSPQSSAINNSNGNAVGPAVAGVPGGVVGTRSPTMGVHSMSLNDILDQSQFHLDSSQPSTVSLQSNFEQHMPLHQPLPRGDRHHLARVASPLQLSATSTASGTSGTSVYSQIARHMPTASTADADGTPAEEIQRMALWIRQMSPGVQLKAMDAITDNLHPEVLATVQMKMHGEPAPIPSAPRQEQTRNLDSLVSGGPAAKAMERAQWSPELHARPQPPQHQHQHSLSERRFQWSPEPVQNNSGRHTHTADHRPQWSPEPQTRYSHQPIFSYTTQGNSGNNLAATLTASPQAQPPRRPNSAGPNLSNNQTKLQSSPPPTVRPYVTSLQQDRATADAVTEAPVAVPAPVPAAAPAVLAASPMTTHLSPTDLGSLVGPGNNQSMLPENLTDPKLLTNIPAWLKTLRLHKYSDILAGVPWEELVYLDDTALEKKGVAALGARRKLLKAFNVVREYKERGLIDNSAFAQNETLS
- the HAP5 gene encoding Hap5p (similar to Saccharomyces cerevisiae HAP5 (YOR358W); ancestral locus Anc_7.29): MGVVWRVWGVQQLRGRCLRRDVGTGMMHSNSNESRGTRGTRDRRGYASTGDEEGEGPLGGIQEGLLEGGDSPGSEGEEVEESEAAAAAAAAAAAATTATTATADGQEGEDEDVFQNVGQGLTGHYREIMVQYWQELIDEVESTNEPGSGVRDDFRSHSLPFARIRKVMKTDEEVRMISAEAPIIFAKACEIFVTELTMRAWCVAERNKRRTLQKADIAEALKGSDMFDFLIDIVPRQ